The Acidimicrobiia bacterium genomic sequence CGCGTCAACGAGCCACTCGTCTCTTCGCTCGGGATCATCGGCGGGCTCGGCGCGCGGCGGTCGCTCGTGCACCGACGACGGGAGATACGAGAGGAAGCGTCGTGCTCTCGCGATCGCGTCTTCCTCGCTCTCCGCCTCGTCGTCGACGACGCCGTTGCGCGTGTGGATCGCGCTGCCGCCGAGCGTCTCCTTGTCGGTCTCTTCGCCGAGGCGCGCGACGACCGGCGGACCCGCGACGAAGAGGTGCGAAGTGCCCTTCACCATCACGCTGTAGTGACTCGTGACGACGCGCGCCGCGCCGAGACCGGCGACCGAGCCGAGGCAGAGCGACACGACGGGAACCGTCGAGAGGTTCGCGACGACCCACTCCCATCCGGGGTTGAACGGCACGAAGGAGCGGCGCTCGGTCTCGAGCGTCTTCACCGAGCCGCCGCCTCCCGAGCCGTCGACGAGCCGCACGATCGGGAGCCGCAGGTCGTGGGCCGTGCGCTCTGCGTGCACCTGCTTCTGGAAGATCGACGCGTCGGCCGCGCCGCCGCGTACGGTGAAGTCGTCACCGCCGACGACGACCGTGCGCCCGTCGATGCGCCCACGCCCCATCACGAAGTTCGCGGGGACGACGTCGACGAGCTTGCCGTCCTCGTCGTAGGTCGCGCGTCCGGTCAGCGCGCCGATCTCGTGGAACGAGTCGTCGTCGAGCAGCCGCGCGATGCGCTCGCGCACCGGCAACTTGCCCAACGACCGGTGCTTGGCCACCTTCTCCTCGCCGCCCATGCGCGCGGCGAGCTCGATGCGTCTCCCGAGCTCCTCGAGCTCCGGTGACCAGTTCATTCGCTCGCTCCTACGCCCGCTCCCCTCCGGGTCGCGGACTGGTTCGCTCGCTGGCGAGCTCGACGCTCGCTCCGCTCGCGCCTTCGCCGCGCGGGGGAGAGCGCGGTCGGGAGCTTCACCGTCAAAGCGGCAAGTTGCCGGTGGCAGCGCGCGTGGAGCCGTCGTCCTTGTACGCCGCGATCGTGCGTTGCGCGATGCGCATCTGGTGGACCTCGTCGGCGCCGTCGGCGAAGCGGGCCCACCGCGCGTGCTGGTACATGTCGGCCAGCGGCGTGTCCTTCGAGTAACCGAGCGCGCCGTGCACCTGGATCGCGCGGTCGATGATGCGGTTCAGTGAGTTGGCGACGAAGTGCTTCGCCATCGACACCTCGCTCTTGAAGTCCTCGCCGTTGTCGATCTTGTACGCGGCGTGCAGCACCATCAGCTTCGACTGGTACAGCTCCATCGCGGAGTCGGCGATCATCCACTGGATGCCCTGCTTCTCCGCGAGCAGTGATCCGTGCGCGTAGCGGTTGAGCGAACGGTCGACCATCATGTCGAGCGCCATCTCCGCCTGCGCGATCCAGCGCATGCAGTGCGCGAGCCGCGCCGGACCGAGTCGGTACTGACCGAGTAGGTGGCCCTGCCCACGACCGCCGAGCATCTGGTCGTCGTGCACACGCAGATCCTCGATGCGGATCTCCGAGTGACCGGTCGAGCCGTGCATCGTCTCGATCTGCCGGACCTCCGTCCAACCGTCGGACGGGAGGTCGATGATGAACGCGGTGTTCGCAGCCTGAGGCAGGTCGGGATCGTCCTCGGTGCGGCAGAGCAGGATCGCGAAGTTGGCGCGGTGCGCGCCGCTGATGAACCACTTGTGGCCGTTGATCACCCACTCGTCGCCGTCGGGGTACGCGCGCGTGCGGATGAGCGTCGGGTCGGAGCCCGCAACCTCGGGCTCGGTCATCGCGAAGCACGAGCGCGCGGTTCCCTCGCACAGCGGCTTGAGATACTTCTGCTTCTGCTCGTCGGTGCCCCAATGGAGCAGCGTGTGCATGTTGCCTTCGTCGGGCGCCTGCGCGTTGATCGCGAACGGACCGAAGCCGGTCTTCGCCGCTTCGGCCTGCACCATCGCGAGCTGCACGTGACCGAGGCCCATGCCGCCCCACTCTTTCGGCATGTGCGGTAGCCAGATGCCGCGCTCCTGCGCGGCCTTGCGCATCTCGATGATGCCGGTGATGAGCGACTTGCGGTCGTTCGGGTCGATGCCCTTCTCGATCGGTTTCACGACGTTCTCGATGAAGTCGCGCGTCGTCGCGCGGATCTCTTCGAGCTCGGGCGAGAGGCTGAAGTCGATGGGCACGGTGCTTCCTTTCGTCGGGCTCGCAAGCTCGCCCTCCGCGACGCGTGACGGGAATGGACGAGGTCGCTTGCTCGCTGTGCTCGCCGCTGTGGGCGCGCAACGCTGCGCGGAAGTGTCACCGCGCCTTGACCACGTGGTCAAGAATGGCGGCGTGCTGCAGATCGGGACGACGGTGATGGGCGTCGGCGATCTCGGGCGCGCGGTCTCGTTCTGGATGCAGGTGCTCGACTACGTGCCGAAGCGACCCGTCGCCGCCGACGACGACTTCACGATCCTCGTGCCGCGCTCGGGTGACGGCGCGCACCTCGCGCTCGATCTGAGCGAGACGCCCGTGCAGCAATATCCGCGCGTCCACCTCGATCTGTACGCGGCCGACCAGAGCGTGGAGGTCGCGCGGTTGATCGGGCTCGGTGCGACGCGCGTCGACTGGGACCGGTATCCGCCCGACCCCGACTTCGTCGTGCTCGCCGACCCCGAGGGCAACAAGTTCTGCGTGATCGACAAGAGTTGACCGGTCGGGCTCCCAAGCTCGCCCTCCATGACGCGCGATGGGAGTGAGCGAGATCGCGTGCTGGCTTCGCTCGCGGCTCGCCGGCGCGAGACTGACCGCAATGCGTGCCGCGGTCGCCAGGAATCGAGCCATCGTCGTCGACGACATCGACGATCCCGTTCCCGGTCCCGGCGAGGCGCTCGTCCGCGTGCGTGCGTGTGGCATCTGCGGTTCGGATCTGCACGCGCTCGTGCACGCCGACGAGCTCGTCGATGCCGCGCACGAGGTCGGCGTGCCGATGCGGTTCGATCCGCGACGCGACTACGTGATGGGTCACGAGTTCGCGGCGGAAGTGGTGGAGCTCGGGCCGTCGACCGCGGGGGTGCCGCTCGGCGCCGGTGATCTCGTCACGTCACTGCCCATCGCGTTGACGGCGAACGGGATGGAGCCCGTCGGCTCGTACAGCAACGCGTACAACGGCGGCTACGCGGAGCTCATGCGGTTGACTGCGGGCATCTGTCTCAAGGTGCCGAACGGCCTCGAGGCGCGGCGCGCCGCGCTCACCGAGCCGATGGCGGTGGGGCGACACGCGGTCGCGCGCGGCGGTCTCGGCGAGCGGGATGCCGCGATCGTGCACGGTGCGGGTCCGGTTGGGCTCGCGGTGATCGCGGAGCTGCGCCGGCTCGGCGTGAGTGCGATCGTCGCGAGCGACTTCTCGCCGCGCCGGCGCGCGACCGCGCTGGCCATGGGCGCGACGGTCGCGGTCGATCCTGCGTCCGACGATCCGATCGACGCCTGGCAGCGCGGCGGTGGCGGTGGCACGCCCGTGATCTTCGACGCGATCGGTGTGCCCGGCTCGCTCGGACTCGCGATCCGTTCGGCTCCCGCCATGGCGCGCGTCGTGGTGGTGGGCTCGTGCATGCAGCCGGACACGATTCGCCCGGTTCTCCCGCAGCTCAAGCAGCTGACGCTGATCTTCTCGTTCGCCTACGACCCGTTCGAGTTCGCCGACACGCTGCGCGCCATCGCGGAGGGCGAGATCGACGTCTCCCCGATGATCACGGGCGTCTGCGGTCTCGACGGTGTCGCCGACGCGTTCACTGCGCTCGGCTCACCCGACGACCACGTGAAGATCCTCGTCGAGCCGGACGCGCCGGCTGCGATCACGCCGGCCTGAGCCCGTCGCGCGCTCCTCTGGTCGTGTGGTGCTCCGTATCTGAAGCGCGCGCACGATCACGGTCGTCGCGCGATCGACGTACGCGCGTCGCTGCCCGTCGGTGTCGCCTACTGGATCGGATCGATCGATTGCGTTCCGTGGTCCGAGACGTGCTCGGTCCATTGGCTGCCGTCCCAGTAACGCAGCTCATGACCCGCGGCCGGGTCGGCATACCAACCGATTTCCGGCACCGCGCGCGGCCAGTCGCGCAACGGCGGCCAATACAGCCGGAGCACCACGATCGCGGGCGCCGCGCACACCAACGCGACGATCGGACCCAGCGGGCTGGGCTGCCCGCCGCGCTGCGGGACGATCGATTCGACGACGATCCCGAGAAGGATGAACAGAAAGACGAAGCTCAGCAGCGTCCAGCCGCACCACCGCACGAACGCGCTCCCGCGGGGTAACGGCCGGCGGTCCAGCATCGCCTCCACGAACGCGGGGTCGGCGAGTTGGTCGGGTGTCGGGTGCTTCGTCGCCCACCGCCGGAACCGCCAGCGCGCCTTGGGGCGGTGCACCTTCCACACCCGCACCGCGGAGAAGCTCGCCGAGTACACCAGCGCGTACTGCCAAGGGCTCTGGTAGAGCTCGCGCGAGCCGCCGTCGATCCCGCGCAGAACGAGCCAGAGAATCGCCGCCATGATCACCGCGGAGATCGCTTGAAAGCGGAACGGGTGCTCCTGCTCGTAGTAGACGCTGCGCACGTACTTCACGTACAGCCACGC encodes the following:
- a CDS encoding carboxyl transferase domain-containing protein, whose amino-acid sequence is MNWSPELEELGRRIELAARMGGEEKVAKHRSLGKLPVRERIARLLDDDSFHEIGALTGRATYDEDGKLVDVVPANFVMGRGRIDGRTVVVGGDDFTVRGGAADASIFQKQVHAERTAHDLRLPIVRLVDGSGGGGSVKTLETERRSFVPFNPGWEWVVANLSTVPVVSLCLGSVAGLGAARVVTSHYSVMVKGTSHLFVAGPPVVARLGEETDKETLGGSAIHTRNGVVDDEAESEEDAIARARRFLSYLPSSVHERPPRAEPADDPERRDEWLVDAIPRDRRRVYKVRPIIDALVDRDSFMEIGRHFGGPAVTGLARLDGRPVALLAGDPYHYGAGWTAAAAQKVTRFVDLADTFGLPVVRLVDNPGFVIGRAAEEAATIRYGARALAAIYQATVPWCSVIVRKVYGVAGAAHQNASRLSYRYAWPSGAWGSLPLEGGIEAAYRAELDAAPDREAKRAEIEARLVARQSPFKTAEAFLVEEIIDPRDTRRLL
- a CDS encoding acyl-CoA dehydrogenase family protein → MPIDFSLSPELEEIRATTRDFIENVVKPIEKGIDPNDRKSLITGIIEMRKAAQERGIWLPHMPKEWGGMGLGHVQLAMVQAEAAKTGFGPFAINAQAPDEGNMHTLLHWGTDEQKQKYLKPLCEGTARSCFAMTEPEVAGSDPTLIRTRAYPDGDEWVINGHKWFISGAHRANFAILLCRTEDDPDLPQAANTAFIIDLPSDGWTEVRQIETMHGSTGHSEIRIEDLRVHDDQMLGGRGQGHLLGQYRLGPARLAHCMRWIAQAEMALDMMVDRSLNRYAHGSLLAEKQGIQWMIADSAMELYQSKLMVLHAAYKIDNGEDFKSEVSMAKHFVANSLNRIIDRAIQVHGALGYSKDTPLADMYQHARWARFADGADEVHQMRIAQRTIAAYKDDGSTRAATGNLPL
- a CDS encoding VOC family protein; protein product: MLQIGTTVMGVGDLGRAVSFWMQVLDYVPKRPVAADDDFTILVPRSGDGAHLALDLSETPVQQYPRVHLDLYAADQSVEVARLIGLGATRVDWDRYPPDPDFVVLADPEGNKFCVIDKS
- a CDS encoding zinc-binding dehydrogenase, which codes for MRAAVARNRAIVVDDIDDPVPGPGEALVRVRACGICGSDLHALVHADELVDAAHEVGVPMRFDPRRDYVMGHEFAAEVVELGPSTAGVPLGAGDLVTSLPIALTANGMEPVGSYSNAYNGGYAELMRLTAGICLKVPNGLEARRAALTEPMAVGRHAVARGGLGERDAAIVHGAGPVGLAVIAELRRLGVSAIVASDFSPRRRATALAMGATVAVDPASDDPIDAWQRGGGGGTPVIFDAIGVPGSLGLAIRSAPAMARVVVVGSCMQPDTIRPVLPQLKQLTLIFSFAYDPFEFADTLRAIAEGEIDVSPMITGVCGLDGVADAFTALGSPDDHVKILVEPDAPAAITPA
- a CDS encoding DUF2510 domain-containing protein, whose product is MKYVRSVYYEQEHPFRFQAISAVIMAAILWLVLRGIDGGSRELYQSPWQYALVYSASFSAVRVWKVHRPKARWRFRRWATKHPTPDQLADPAFVEAMLDRRPLPRGSAFVRWCGWTLLSFVFLFILLGIVVESIVPQRGGQPSPLGPIVALVCAAPAIVVLRLYWPPLRDWPRAVPEIGWYADPAAGHELRYWDGSQWTEHVSDHGTQSIDPIQ